The following coding sequences are from one Bradyrhizobium sp. 200 window:
- a CDS encoding thermonuclease family protein — protein MLLLFSGEALADDLVGQASVVDGDTLEIQGTRIRLWGVDAPESSQLCRGEDSSQYRCGAQAANDLDAFIARRPVSCSPVSFDPYGRTIATCSAGGTDLGEWLVRKGLALDWPQYSKGRYGGAQRDAEHAGRGIWKGSYVAPWLYRACIRASGKPSDCSDDANAHP, from the coding sequence ATGCTCCTGCTCTTCTCGGGCGAGGCGCTGGCTGATGACCTTGTTGGTCAAGCCAGTGTCGTTGATGGCGACACACTGGAAATTCAGGGAACGCGCATCCGGCTCTGGGGTGTCGACGCGCCGGAGAGCAGCCAGCTATGCCGCGGCGAAGACAGTTCGCAATATCGTTGTGGCGCGCAGGCAGCAAATGACCTCGACGCATTCATTGCCCGGCGTCCGGTTAGCTGCTCGCCCGTTAGCTTCGACCCATATGGCCGGACGATTGCGACCTGTTCAGCCGGCGGCACCGATCTTGGCGAGTGGCTTGTACGCAAGGGCTTGGCGCTGGATTGGCCCCAATACTCCAAAGGGAGATATGGTGGCGCTCAGCGCGACGCCGAACACGCCGGCCGCGGAATCTGGAAGGGCAGCTACGTCGCGCCGTGGCTCTACCGCGCCTGCATCCGCGCAAGCGGAAAGCCCTCCGACTGTTCAGACGACGCAAATGCCCATCCTTGA